In one Bos mutus isolate GX-2022 chromosome 19, NWIPB_WYAK_1.1, whole genome shotgun sequence genomic region, the following are encoded:
- the CCDC47 gene encoding PAT complex subunit CCDC47 has translation MKGFHAFCVVLLIFGSVSEAKFDDFEDEEDIVEYDDNDFAEFEDVAEDSVTESPQRVIITEDDEDETTVELEGQDESQEGDFEDADTQEGDTESEPYDDEEFEGYEDKPDTSSSKSKDPITIVDVPAHLQNSWESYYLEILMVTGLLAYIMNYIIGKNKNSRLAQAWFNTHRELLESNFTLVGDDGTNKEATSTGKLNQENEHIYNLWCSGRVCCEGMLIQLRFLKRQDLLNVLARMMRPVSDQVQIKVTMNDEDMDTYVFAVGARKALVRLQKEMQDLSEFCSDKPKSGAKYGLPDSLAILSEMGEVTDGMMDTKMLHFLTHYADKIESIHFSDQFSGPKIMQEEGQPLKLPDTKRTLLFTFNVPGSGNTYPKDMEALLPLMNMVIYSIDKAKKFRLNREGKQKADKNRARVEENFLKLTHVQRQEAAQSRREEKKRAEKERIMNEEDPEKQRRLEEAALRREQKKLEKKQMKMKQIKVKAM, from the exons ATGAAAGGCTTCCATGCTTTCTGTGTTGTCCTTTTGATATTTGGGAGTGTCTCTGAAGCCAAGTTTGATGATTTTGAGGATGAGGAAGACATCGTAGAGTATGATGATAATGACTTTGCTGAATTTGAGGATGTCGCAGAAGACTCTGTCACTGAGTCTCCTCAACGGGTGAtcatcactgaagatgatgaagATGAGACCACCGTGGAGTTGGAAGGGCAGGATGAAAGCCAAGAAGGAGACTTTGAAGATGCAGATACCCAG GAGGGAGATACCGAGAGTGAACCATATGATGATGAAGAATTTGAAGGTTATGAAGACAAACCAGATACTTCTTCTAGCAAAAGTAAAGACCCAATAACAATTGTTGAT GTTCCTGCACACCTCCAGAACAGTTGGGAGAGTTATTATCTAGAGATTTTGATGGTGACTGGTCTGCTTGCATACATCATGAATTATATAATCGGGAAGAATAAAAACAGTCGCCTTGCTCAGGCCTGGTTTAACACTCACAGGGAGCTTTTGGAGAGCAACTTTACCTTAGTAG GGGATGATGGAACCAACAAAGAAGCCACCAGCACAGGAAAGCTGAACCAGGAGAATGAGCACATTTACAATCTGTGGTGTTCTGGCCGGGTGTGCTGCGAGGGGATGCTTATCCAGCTGAGG ttcctcaagaggcaggactTACTGAATGTCCTGGCCCGGATGATGAGGCCAGTGAGTGATCAAGTG caaataaaagTAACTATGAATGATGAAGACATGGATACCTACGTGTTTGCTGTTGGTGCTCGGAAAGCCTTGGTGCGACTGCAGAAGGAGATGCAGGATCTG AGTGAGTTTTGTAGTGACAAACCTAAGTCAGGAGCGAAGTATGGACTGCCTGACTCCTTGGCCATCCTGTCAGAGATGGGAGAAGTCACAGACGGAATGATGGACACAAAG atgcttcACTTTCTTACACACTATGCTGACAAGATTGAATCCATTCATTTTTCAGACCAGTTCTCTGGTCCAAAAATTATGCAAGA GGAGGGTCAGCCCTTAAAGCTGCCTGACACTAAGAGGACACTATTGTTTACATTTAATG tgcCTGGCTCAGGTAACACTTACCCAAAGGATATGGAGGCTTTATTACCCCTGATGAACATGGTGATTTATTCTATCGATAAAGCCAAAAAGTTCCGACTCAACAGAgaa GGCAAACAAAAAGCAGACAAGAACCGAGCTCGAGTGGAAGAGAACTTCTTAAAGCTGACGCATGTGCAGAGGCAGGAAGCAGCCCAGTCCCGGcgggaggagaagaaaagagctGAGAAGGAGCGAATCATGAATGAGGAGGATCCTGAGAAGCAGCGCAGGCTGGAG GAAGCTGCTTTGAGGCGTGAGCAAAAGAAATTGGAGAAGAAGCAAATGAAGATGAAACAAATCAAAGTGAAAGCCATGTAA